Proteins from one Microcoleus sp. bin38.metabat.b11b12b14.051 genomic window:
- a CDS encoding energy-coupling factor ABC transporter permease — MHIPDGFLSPPVAIATGIASAAVIAVALNRTRASLGLRQAPIMGLTTAFVFAAQMINFPVAGGTSGHLLGGALASVVLGNPWAATLAMSTVFIIQSILFADGGITALGANIFNMGLVGIWVGWWLLQPLQQLLGGSRNRLPLAAGIAAALSVVAASVCCAIELAISGTVPLNIALPAMVGVHILIGIGEGVITGGVLTYLVKVRPDLLPGEKPQLQKWLAPVVGVLLISGVLSLFASSWPDGLDSVAEKYGFKDKESAAIENPTPLADYKVKGLEEQPIGTSIAGLLGSAVSFGAAFGIAQLVKPKDV; from the coding sequence GCTATTGCCACCGGCATAGCAAGTGCAGCAGTAATTGCAGTTGCCCTCAATCGAACCCGCGCCAGTCTGGGATTGCGGCAAGCCCCAATCATGGGATTAACTACAGCTTTCGTGTTTGCAGCCCAGATGATCAACTTTCCCGTAGCCGGCGGCACCAGCGGGCACTTGTTGGGAGGCGCGCTGGCATCCGTGGTTTTGGGGAACCCTTGGGCGGCAACTTTGGCAATGAGTACGGTTTTCATAATTCAAAGCATCTTGTTTGCCGATGGAGGGATCACAGCCCTGGGTGCGAATATTTTTAACATGGGGCTAGTTGGGATTTGGGTTGGCTGGTGGTTGTTACAGCCGTTACAGCAACTGTTGGGAGGTTCCCGAAATCGTTTGCCCCTAGCTGCGGGCATCGCTGCCGCCCTTAGCGTCGTTGCTGCTTCGGTTTGTTGTGCGATCGAACTCGCAATTTCTGGTACAGTACCGCTGAATATTGCATTGCCCGCAATGGTAGGCGTACATATTTTAATTGGCATTGGCGAAGGGGTAATTACAGGCGGAGTTTTAACTTATCTCGTCAAAGTGCGGCCGGATTTACTGCCGGGAGAAAAGCCACAATTGCAGAAATGGCTAGCACCAGTAGTGGGAGTATTATTAATCTCCGGCGTGCTTTCCCTGTTCGCTTCTAGTTGGCCTGATGGGTTAGATTCGGTAGCCGAAAAATATGGCTTTAAAGATAAAGAATCTGCGGCAATCGAAAACCCTACTCCTTTAGCAGATTACAAAGTTAAAGGATTAGAAGAACAGCCTATCGGTACTAGCATTGCCGGACTTTTAGGCTCAGCCGTCAGCTTCGGCGCGGCCTTTGGTATTGCTCAATTGGTAAAACCGAAAGATGTCTAA
- a CDS encoding energy-coupling factor transporter transmembrane protein EcfT, whose product MSKLSIPFRLRLSLTIVIGIGFMKTGAWLWLGIYGAIALLWSFWLRAPLRTLAQLLGAELLFLSLLVLPQGWERASFLLLRSLICLLIMNSFLLTLPPHSFGIALKGLPLPAGLQEIVLLAGQYLEILLAEVNRMKRSAQLRGLSGTGGWLRYASASMIGALYLRSLDRAERVHAAMMIRGYQGSLPTDSKSTPKERLWVTLAILTAAGLTIASYSNWA is encoded by the coding sequence ATGTCTAAACTCTCCATACCTTTTCGACTGCGGCTGTCTTTGACAATTGTCATCGGCATTGGTTTTATGAAGACTGGGGCTTGGCTGTGGCTGGGGATTTATGGAGCGATCGCACTTTTGTGGTCATTTTGGCTCAGAGCTCCGCTGCGAACCCTAGCGCAACTGTTGGGAGCAGAATTGCTATTTCTATCCTTATTAGTGCTGCCCCAAGGTTGGGAACGAGCGAGTTTTCTGTTGCTACGTTCCCTAATTTGCCTGCTAATTATGAACAGTTTTCTATTAACTTTACCACCTCATAGTTTCGGAATTGCGCTCAAAGGATTGCCGTTACCAGCAGGCTTGCAAGAGATTGTACTTTTAGCCGGACAATACTTAGAAATTCTGCTAGCAGAAGTCAATCGCATGAAAAGATCCGCCCAACTCCGAGGCTTATCTGGTACGGGAGGATGGCTGCGCTATGCCAGTGCTTCCATGATCGGAGCGCTTTATTTGCGAAGTCTCGATCGCGCCGAAAGAGTCCACGCAGCCATGATGATTCGTGGCTATCAAGGAAGTTTGCCGACTGACTCAAAATCCACGCCAAAAGAGCGACTCTGGGTGACACTCGCGATTTTAACCGCAGCCGGATTAACAATAGCTTCTTACAGTAATTGGGCCTAG
- a CDS encoding ABC transporter ATP-binding protein, producing the protein MTDLKVTTTIEVQDLVFGYPQQKPVLQGISFTLKPGERVALLGLTGAGKSTLLENLIGLKMPQSGEVRVQGTKLEQATLSQARRQIGFCFQDANDQLFMPTILEDVMFGPRNYGVPLGVARDRALALLDEFGLVEFANRSAHELSGGQRRLAALAAILALEPAILILDEPTNGLDPSWRRHLAKVLSQLPIEVILIASHDLNWIGKTTQRALILADGQIRVDEQTQELLKDKSTLEHYNLPPDW; encoded by the coding sequence TTGACTGATCTCAAAGTGACCACAACAATTGAAGTGCAGGACTTAGTATTCGGATACCCGCAGCAAAAACCTGTGTTGCAAGGAATTTCATTCACCTTAAAACCGGGAGAAAGAGTTGCTTTACTCGGTTTAACTGGTGCTGGGAAAAGCACTTTGCTAGAAAACTTGATCGGATTGAAAATGCCACAATCTGGCGAGGTAAGAGTGCAGGGAACCAAGCTGGAACAGGCGACTTTATCGCAAGCGCGGAGGCAAATTGGATTTTGCTTTCAAGATGCGAACGATCAGCTATTTATGCCGACTATTTTGGAGGATGTGATGTTCGGGCCACGCAATTATGGAGTACCGCTGGGCGTGGCGCGCGATCGAGCTTTAGCTTTATTAGACGAATTCGGTTTAGTCGAATTTGCCAACCGTTCCGCCCACGAACTGTCTGGGGGTCAAAGAAGGTTAGCAGCATTAGCCGCAATTTTAGCATTAGAGCCTGCCATTTTAATCTTAGACGAGCCGACCAACGGACTAGACCCCTCCTGGCGCCGTCATTTGGCTAAGGTTTTGTCGCAATTGCCGATCGAGGTAATTTTGATCGCGTCTCACGATTTAAACTGGATTGGGAAAACGACTCAAAGGGCGTTAATTTTGGCTGATGGTCAGATTCGGGTGGATGAACAAACTCAAGAATTGCTGAAAGATAAATCCACTCTTGAGCATTACAATTTGCCGCCAGATTGGTAA
- a CDS encoding ion transporter, translating into MRPQLRPIIYEILESSESSNFYSLADDVIIIFLTLINVAAFIASTSPSLFLEHKTILENIEIISSLVFTLEYVLRLWVCTIDRRFTHPLWGRLKYALTPLSLIDLISILPFYALLLFPGLSFVNLIRLVRLLRLLKMSRYSESVRTLGAVLYGKKEELIATAFAVFILLIFASSVMYFVEYEAHPKAFGSIPDAMWWGVVTLTTVGYGDIYPITPLGKFLGAILAFLGIGIFALPAGIIASGFSEELQRKKQEKMGVNLDQSANYQSVPMLGEVEVSFEQQQKAIALYVESSAELMQICINSAKQKLGSQIENEQILRDLAIHLYNDAVRKFEL; encoded by the coding sequence ATGCGTCCACAACTCAGACCAATAATTTATGAAATTTTAGAATCCTCAGAAAGCAGCAATTTCTACAGTTTAGCCGATGACGTTATTATTATTTTTTTGACACTGATAAACGTTGCAGCTTTTATTGCTTCTACTTCACCAAGCTTGTTCCTAGAACATAAAACGATCTTGGAAAACATCGAAATCATTTCATCGTTAGTATTCACACTAGAATATGTTTTGAGGCTGTGGGTGTGTACCATCGATCGCAGATTCACTCACCCACTTTGGGGAAGATTAAAATACGCTTTGACGCCGCTAAGTCTAATCGATTTAATTTCAATTTTACCATTTTACGCTTTGCTGCTTTTCCCCGGTTTAAGCTTCGTTAATTTAATTCGTTTAGTGCGTTTGTTGCGATTGCTAAAGATGAGCAGATATTCAGAGTCTGTCCGAACTCTGGGAGCAGTATTATACGGAAAAAAAGAGGAGCTAATCGCCACTGCTTTTGCAGTTTTTATTCTGTTAATATTTGCGTCTAGCGTCATGTATTTTGTTGAATACGAAGCGCATCCAAAAGCTTTTGGCAGCATTCCAGATGCCATGTGGTGGGGAGTTGTGACATTAACTACTGTCGGTTACGGCGATATTTATCCGATCACTCCTTTAGGCAAATTTTTAGGAGCAATATTAGCTTTTTTGGGGATAGGGATTTTTGCACTGCCGGCGGGCATAATTGCTTCTGGTTTTTCGGAGGAATTGCAAAGGAAAAAGCAGGAAAAAATGGGAGTTAATTTAGATCAATCGGCTAATTATCAATCGGTACCAATGCTGGGGGAAGTCGAGGTTAGTTTTGAACAACAGCAAAAGGCGATCGCACTTTATGTCGAAAGTTCCGCAGAGTTGATGCAGATTTGCATCAACTCTGCTAAACAGAAGTTAGGAAGTCAGATTGAGAATGAACAAATCCTGCGCGATTTAGCTATTCATCTTTACAACGATGCCGTGCGCAAGTTCGAGCTTTAA
- a CDS encoding 2-hydroxyacid dehydrogenase: MKVAVFSTKSYDRTFLTAANDGQHELVFFEPRLNLETSVLAAGFPVVCAFVNDSLDAKTLGAIAQNGVRLLALRSAGFNHVDLAAARDLGLTLVRVPAYSPYAVAEHAVAMILSLNRKIHRAYNRVREGNFALDGLLGFDLHAKTVGIVGTGKIGALTAKILHGFGCRLLGYDVSPNPDCQALGMEYMALPELLAACDIVSLHCPLIPETYHLIGAEAIEQMKPGMMLINTSRGQLIDTKAVTKGLKSGKIGYLGLDVYEQETDLFFEDLSNQVIQDDVFQRLLTFPNVLITGHQAFFTEEALQNIAETTIGNITDFERGRTSGNQIDLDRLKK; the protein is encoded by the coding sequence ATGAAGGTAGCCGTATTTAGTACCAAATCTTACGATCGCACTTTTCTGACAGCAGCCAACGACGGCCAACACGAGTTGGTGTTTTTTGAACCGCGCTTGAACCTGGAAACGAGCGTTTTAGCTGCGGGATTTCCGGTCGTCTGCGCCTTCGTTAACGACTCTTTGGACGCAAAAACGCTGGGGGCGATCGCCCAAAATGGGGTGCGCTTGTTGGCGCTGCGATCGGCCGGATTCAACCACGTCGATTTAGCAGCAGCCCGCGATTTAGGCTTAACTCTTGTCCGAGTTCCGGCTTATTCTCCCTACGCCGTCGCCGAACACGCCGTCGCCATGATTTTGTCGCTCAACCGCAAAATCCACCGCGCCTACAACCGCGTCCGCGAAGGCAATTTTGCCTTAGACGGCTTGTTGGGTTTTGACCTCCACGCTAAAACGGTGGGCATCGTCGGGACTGGCAAAATAGGCGCCCTGACTGCCAAAATTCTGCACGGATTCGGGTGTCGCCTGCTGGGATACGATGTTTCGCCAAATCCAGATTGTCAAGCCCTGGGGATGGAATACATGGCGCTCCCGGAACTGTTGGCTGCTTGTGATATTGTTAGCCTCCACTGTCCGCTGATACCAGAAACTTATCATTTAATCGGTGCAGAGGCGATCGAGCAAATGAAACCGGGGATGATGTTGATCAATACCAGCCGCGGTCAGTTGATTGACACTAAAGCTGTTACCAAAGGGCTCAAGTCTGGTAAAATTGGCTATCTCGGGCTAGATGTTTACGAACAAGAGACGGATCTGTTTTTTGAAGATTTGTCAAATCAGGTGATTCAAGACGACGTGTTTCAGCGCTTGCTGACTTTCCCCAACGTCCTGATTACGGGACATCAAGCTTTTTTCACCGAGGAAGCGTTGCAAAATATCGCCGAAACCACGATCGGCAATATCACCGATTTTGAACGAGGGCGTACTTCTGGCAATCAAATCGACCTCGATCGATTGAAAAAATGA